One genomic region from Terasakiella sp. SH-1 encodes:
- a CDS encoding glycerophosphodiester phosphodiesterase family protein: MAPIIGHRGCAGHAPENTLAGIRDAARVGCTWVEADATLLADETVVLFHDDTLDRCCCDASGFIREQNWKDAITLDAGYWFDDGRFVGEHIPLLRDAVSCCQALDLGFNIELKTHRGEGEHLGARVAELLKESGKYLVSSYDVGALKAFHKQKPACPLGIIYDDLPQDWRVLADELEAVSIHLWSKHITQEVIDQVKATGRELYVFTVNEKKQAEKLWALGVDGLFSDLPDQLR; this comes from the coding sequence ATGGCCCCGATTATTGGCCATCGGGGTTGTGCGGGCCATGCGCCGGAAAATACATTGGCAGGTATTCGTGATGCTGCGCGTGTGGGCTGCACATGGGTGGAGGCGGATGCCACCTTATTGGCTGATGAAACAGTGGTGTTGTTTCATGACGATACACTGGACCGATGTTGTTGTGATGCCAGCGGGTTTATTCGTGAACAAAACTGGAAAGATGCGATCACGCTGGATGCTGGGTACTGGTTTGACGATGGGCGCTTTGTAGGTGAACACATTCCGCTTTTAAGGGATGCGGTGAGCTGTTGTCAGGCGTTAGACCTCGGTTTTAATATTGAGCTTAAAACCCATCGTGGGGAAGGCGAACATTTGGGGGCACGTGTTGCCGAATTGTTAAAAGAGTCAGGTAAGTATCTTGTTTCCAGTTATGATGTGGGTGCGTTAAAAGCTTTTCACAAACAAAAGCCAGCTTGCCCGCTGGGGATTATTTATGATGATTTGCCCCAAGACTGGCGGGTCCTTGCCGATGAACTGGAAGCGGTCTCCATCCATTTGTGGTCTAAGCACATAACACAAGAGGTAATTGATCAGGTGAAGGCGACAGGGCGTGAACTGTATGTTTTTACCGTGAATGAAAAAAAACAGGCCGAAAAGCTGTGGGCGCTGGGGGTCGATGGTCTATTCAGTGACTTGCCAGACCAGTTGCGTTAG